A genome region from Anastrepha ludens isolate Willacy chromosome 3, idAnaLude1.1, whole genome shotgun sequence includes the following:
- the LOC128856697 gene encoding general odorant-binding protein 19d, protein MPAIFVSKPSSAQNVGHYKSVKWLASTTSDPIRQAFVNHEIVKKMSNSNNKTLVHILLCLATIQSLTALDADLYKLSGKRKPLVTREDPSDLDDYKRIKRQLPQSMQPMQEFQDFITSMKVQCATEMGFKPNEYEKSLLHEDQPTPKEKCLMECILKRMEVMDKNNSLSTPAIGRIADIIGSNNALITSIAMASAENCKKFINAEDSCERAFQINKCIANEMKMRKVKLIY, encoded by the exons ATGCCAGCGATATTTGTTTCAAAGCCATCATCTGCTCAAAATGTAGGCCACTATAAAAGCGTGAAGTGGTTGGCGAGCACCACATCAGACCCAATTCGACAAGCGTTCGTTAACCACGAAATCGTCAAGAAAATGAGCAActcaaataataaaactttggTCCACATTCTGCTTTGTTTGGCGACAATTCAAAGT CTCACTGCGCTCGATGCTGACTTATACAAACTGTCTGGCAAACGCAAACCTTTAGTAACACGCGAGGATCCTTCTGATTTGGATGATTACAAACGCATAAAACGCCAATTGCCGCAGTCCATGCAGCCCATGCAGGAGTTCCAGGATTTCATAACATCTATGAAAGTCCAATGTGCCACAGAAATGGGTTTCAAGCCAAATGAGTATGAAAAATCGTTGCTTCACGAAGATCAACCAACACCAAAGGAGAAGTGCCTGATGGAGTGCATTTTGAAGCGCATGGAAGTG ATGGATAAGAACAACTCATTGTCGACGCCGGCAATCGGGCGCATTGCGGACATA ATTGGCAGCAACAATGCTTTGATTACATCGATCGCTATGGCATCAGCGGAGAATTGCAAGAAGTTCATAAATGCCGAGGACTCCTGCGAGCGGGCATTCCAAATTAATAAAtgcattgctaatgagatgaaGATGCGCAaagttaaattaatatattag